The Chlorocebus sabaeus isolate Y175 chromosome 16, mChlSab1.0.hap1, whole genome shotgun sequence genome window below encodes:
- the CEP131 gene encoding centrosomal protein of 131 kDa isoform X6: MKGTRAIGSAPERSPAGVDLSLTGLPPPVSRRPGSAATTKPIVRSVSVVTGSEQKKKALEATGPGGSRAINNLRRSNSTTQVSQPRSGSPRPAEPTDFLTLFEGSPSGKKRPASLSTAPSEKGATWNVLDDQPRSFTLPPNARSSSALDSPVGPRRKECTVALAPNFTANNRSNKGAMGNCVTTMVHNRYTPSERAPPLKSSNQTAPSLNNIIKAATCEGNESSGFGKPPKNVSGASHSARNNAGGTMGLPRRKEVTEEEAERFIHQVNQAAVTIQRWYRRQVQRRRVGAARLEHLLQAKRELLWQEQRQRPGEGTLLDLHQQKEAARRKAREEKARQARRAAIQELQQKRALRAQKAITAERGPPENPRETRAPGTRRPAQELSPTPGDTAHQALKANNAGTGLPAAGPGDCCLLTSSSSPEPQQPPEDRTQVWDVLAQDAAGDNLETVTPSRGSTKSRGPLEELLHTLQLLEKEPEPLPHPRAHHRGRYAWASEEDDGSSLTADNLEKFGKLSAFPEPPEDGTLLSEAKLQSIMSFLDEMEKSAQDQPDPQQGWVLEAGPGPLELGSEASTSVMRLKLEVEEKKQAMLLLQRALAQQRDLTVRRVKETEKALSRQLQRQREHYEATIQRHLAFIDQLIEDKKVLSEKCEAVVAELKQEDQRCTERVAQVQAQHELEIKKLKELMSATEKVRREKWISEKTKKIKEVTVRGLEPEIQKLIARHKQEVRRLKSLHEAELLQSDERASQRCLRQAEELREQLEREKEALGQQERERARQRFQQHLEQEQWALQQQRQRLYSEVAEERERLGQQAARQRAELEELRQQLEESSSALTRALRAEFEKGREEQERRHQMELKALKQQLELERQAWEASCARKEEAWLLNREQELREEIRKGRDKEIELVIHRLEADMALAKEESEKAAESRIKRLRDKYEAELSELEQSERKLQERCSELKGQLGEAEGENLRLQGLVRQKERALEDAQAMNEQLSSERSNLAQVIRQEFEDRLAASEEETRQTKAELAALQARQQLELEEVHRRVKTALVRKEEAVSSLRTQHEAAVKRADHLEELLEQHRRPTLSTK, translated from the exons ATGAAAGGCACCCGGGCCATCGGCAGCGCCCCGGAGCGCAGCCCGGCAGGTGTGGACCTGAGTCTGACAGGTCTCCCTCCGCCTGTGTCCCGGCGCCCTGGCAGCGCCGCCACCACCAAGCCCATCGTCCGCTCTGTCTCCGTGGTCACAGGCAGCGAGCAGAAGAAGAAGGCGCTG GAGGCCACAGGGCCTGGGGGCTCCCGGGCCATCAACAACCTTAGAAGATCCAACAGCACCACACAGGTCAGCCAGCCTCGGAGCGGCTCCCCCAG GCCAGCGGAGCCCACGGACTTCCTGACGCTCTTCGAGGGCAGTCCCAGTGGGAAAAAGAGGCCGGCCAGCCTGAGTACAGCCCCCAGCGAGAAGGGAGCCACCTGGAACGTCCTG GATGACCAGCCCCGGAGCTTCACCTTGCCACCCAATGCCCGGAGTTCCAGTGCCCTTGACTCACCGGTGGGCCCTCGGAGGAAAGAGTGCACCGTGGCCCTGGCCCCCAACTTCACTGCTAACAACAG GAGCAACAAGGGAGCCATGGGCAACTGCGTCACCACCATGGTGCACAACCGCTACACCCCCTCGGAGAGGGCACCCCCGCTCAAGAGCTCCAACCAGACTGCCCCCTCCCTCAA CAACATCATCAAGGCAGCCACCTGCGAGGGCAACGAGAGCAGTGGCTTTGGGAAGCCACCAAAGAATGTCTCAGGTGCCAGCCACTCAGCCCGGAACAATGCTGGGGGCACCATGGGCCTGCCCAGGCGGAAGGAGGTGacagaggaggaggctgagag GTTTATCCACCAGGTGAACCAGGCCGCTGTCACCATCCAGCGCTGGTACCGTCGCCAGGTGCAGCGGCGCCGAGTGGGAGCTGCCCGCCTGGAGCACCTGCTGCAGGCCAAGCGGGAG CTTCTTTGGCAGGAGCAGCGGCAGCGGCCAGGCGAGGGGACCCTCCTGGACCTGCACCAGCAGAAAGAGGCAGCCAGGAGGAAGGCCCGGGAAGAGAAGGCACGCCAAGCCAGGCGAGCGGCCATTCAG GAGCTGCAACAGAAACGAGCCCTGAGAGCCCAGAAGGCGATCACAGCTGAGCGTGGGCCGCCTGAGAATCCCAGGGAGACCAGAGCGCCAGGGACGCGGCGGCCTGCTCAGGAGCTGTCCCCCACGCCAGGCGACACTGCCCACCAGGCCCTCAAGGCCAACAATGCTG GTACCGGCCTCCCTGCTGCAGGCCCTGGAGACTGCTGCCTGCTCACCTCCAGTTCGTCCCCAGAACCACAGCAGCCTCCAGAGGACAGGACGCAGGTCTGG GACGTTCTCGCCCAGGATGCAGCTGGGGACAACCTGGAGACGGTGACCCCGAGCAGGGGCAGCACCAAATCCAGAGGGCCCCTGGAGGAGCTGCTGCACACGCtgcagctgctggagaaggagCCGGAGCCGCTGCCCCACCCCAGGGCCCATCACAGGGGCAGATATGCCTGGGCCAGTGAG GAGGACGATGGCAGCTCTCTGACAGCTGACAACCTGGAGAAATTTGGAAAACTCAGTGCGTTCCCCGAACCCCCTGAGGATGGGACGCTGCTCTCGGAGGCCAAGCTACAAAGCATCATGAGCTTCTTGGACGAGATGGAGAAGTCTGCGCAGGACCAGCCGGACCCCCAGCAG GGGTGGGTGCTGGAGGCGGGGCCCGGGCCCCTGGAGCTGGGGTCCGAGGCGAGCACGTCGGTGATGCGGCTGAAGCTGGAGGTGGAGGAGAAGAAGCAGGCCATGCTGCTGCTGCAGAGAGCGCTG GCGCAGCAGCGAGACCTCACGGTCCGGCGGGTCAAGGAGACAGAGAAGGCATTGAGCCGGCAGCTGCAGCGGCAGAGGGAGCACTACGAGGCCACCATCCAGCGGCACTTGGCCTTCATCGACCAG CTGATCGAAGACAAGAAGGTCCTGAGTGAAAAGTGCGAGGCTGTGGTGGCcgagctgaagcaggaggaccagAGATGCACTGAGCGTGTGGCCCAGGTGCAGGCGCAGCATGAGCTG GAGATTAAAAAACTCAAAGAACTAATGAGTGCCACTGAGAAAGTCCGCCGGGAGAAGTGGATCAGTGAGAAAACCAAGAAGATCAAGGAGGTCACTGTCCGAG GCCTGGAGCCCGAGATCCAGAAGCTGATTGCCAGGCACAAGCAGGAGGTGCGGAGGCTCAAGAGCCTTCATGAGGCGGAGCTGCTGCAGTCGGACGAGCGTGCCTCACAGCGCTGCCTGCGCCAGGCCGAGGAGCTGCGGGAGCAGCTTGAGCGGGAGAAGGAGGCGCTGGGCCAGCAGGAGCGCGAGCGTGCTCGGCAGCG GTTCCAGCAGCACCTGGAGCAGGAGCAGTGGGCGCTGCAGCAGCAACGGCAGCGGCTGTACAGCGAGGTGGCCGAGGAGAGGGAGCGACTGGGCCAGCAGGCAGCCAG GCAGCGGGCGGAGCTGGAGGAGCTGAGGCAGCAGCTGGAGGAGAGCAGCTCTGCGCTGACCCGAGCCCTGAGGGCGGAGTttgagaagggcagggaggagcAGGAGCGCCGGCACCAG atggagctgaaggccCTGAAGCAGCAGCTGGAGCTGGAGAGGCAGGCGTGGGAGGCCAGCTGTGCTAGGAAGGAG GAGGCGTGGCTGCTGAACCGGGAACAGGAGCTGAGGGAAGAAATCCGGAAAGGCCGGGACAAGGAGATCGAGCTGGTTATTCACCGGCTGGAGGCCGATATGGCACTGGCCAAGGAAGAGAGTGAGAAGGCTGCTGAGAGTCG CATCAAGCGCTTACGGGACAAGTACGAGGCAGAGCTCTCCGAGCTGGAGCAGTCGGAGCGGAAGCTTCAGGAGCGGTGCTCCGAGCTGAAGGGCCAGcttggggaggccgagggtgAGAATCTGCGTCTGCAGGGCCTCGTGCGGCAGAAGGAGCGGGCGCTGGAGGACGCGCAGGCC ATGAACGAGCAGCTTTCTAGCGAGCGTAGCAACCTGGCCCAGGTGATCCGCCAGGAGTTCGAGGACCGGCTGGCAGCCTCTGAGGAGGAGACGCGGCAGACCAAGGCCGAGCTGGCCGCGCTGCAGGCCCGCCagcagctggagctggaggaggtGCACCGGAG GGTGAAGACGGCCCTCGTGAGGAAGGAGGAGGCTGTGAGCAGCCTCCGGACACAGCACGAG GCTGCGGTGAAGCGGGCCGACCACCTGGAGGAGCTGCTGGAGCAGCACAGGCGGCCCACACTGAGTACCAAGTGA
- the CEP131 gene encoding centrosomal protein of 131 kDa isoform X1: MKGTRAIGSAPERSPAGVDLSLTGLPPPVSRRPGSAATTKPIVRSVSVVTGSEQKKKALEATGPGGSRAINNLRRSNSTTQVSQPRSGSPRPAEPTDFLTLFEGSPSGKKRPASLSTAPSEKGATWNVLDDQPRSFTLPPNARSSSALDSPVGPRRKECTVALAPNFTANNRSNKGAMGNCVTTMVHNRYTPSERAPPLKSSNQTAPSLNNIIKAATCEGNESSGFGKPPKNVSGASHSARNNAGGTMGLPRRKEVTEEEAERFIHQVNQAAVTIQRWYRRQVQRRRVGAARLEHLLQAKRELLWQEQRQRPGEGTLLDLHQQKEAARRKAREEKARQARRAAIQELQQKRALRAQKAITAERGPPENPRETRAPGTRRPAQELSPTPGDTAHQALKANNAGVPPELLPAPGCSLWDDAVFCCAGTGLPAAGPGDCCLLTSSSSPEPQQPPEDRTQVWDVLAQDAAGDNLETVTPSRGSTKSRGPLEELLHTLQLLEKEPEPLPHPRAHHRGRYAWASEEDDGSSLTADNLEKFGKLSAFPEPPEDGTLLSEAKLQSIMSFLDEMEKSAQDQPDPQQGWVLEAGPGPLELGSEASTSVMRLKLEVEEKKQAMLLLQRALAQQRDLTVRRVKETEKALSRQLQRQREHYEATIQRHLAFIDQLIEDKKVLSEKCEAVVAELKQEDQRCTERVAQVQAQHELEIKKLKELMSATEKVRREKWISEKTKKIKEVTVRGLEPEIQKLIARHKQEVRRLKSLHEAELLQSDERASQRCLRQAEELREQLEREKEALGQQERERARQRFQQHLEQEQWALQQQRQRLYSEVAEERERLGQQAARQRAELEELRQQLEESSSALTRALRAEFEKGREEQERRHQMELKALKQQLELERQAWEASCARKEEAWLLNREQELREEIRKGRDKEIELVIHRLEADMALAKEESEKAAESRIKRLRDKYEAELSELEQSERKLQERCSELKGQLGEAEGENLRLQGLVRQKERALEDAQAMNEQLSSERSNLAQVIRQEFEDRLAASEEETRQTKAELAALQARQQLELEEVHRRVKTALVRKEEAVSSLRTQHEAAVKRADHLEELLEQHRRPTLSTK, translated from the exons ATGAAAGGCACCCGGGCCATCGGCAGCGCCCCGGAGCGCAGCCCGGCAGGTGTGGACCTGAGTCTGACAGGTCTCCCTCCGCCTGTGTCCCGGCGCCCTGGCAGCGCCGCCACCACCAAGCCCATCGTCCGCTCTGTCTCCGTGGTCACAGGCAGCGAGCAGAAGAAGAAGGCGCTG GAGGCCACAGGGCCTGGGGGCTCCCGGGCCATCAACAACCTTAGAAGATCCAACAGCACCACACAGGTCAGCCAGCCTCGGAGCGGCTCCCCCAG GCCAGCGGAGCCCACGGACTTCCTGACGCTCTTCGAGGGCAGTCCCAGTGGGAAAAAGAGGCCGGCCAGCCTGAGTACAGCCCCCAGCGAGAAGGGAGCCACCTGGAACGTCCTG GATGACCAGCCCCGGAGCTTCACCTTGCCACCCAATGCCCGGAGTTCCAGTGCCCTTGACTCACCGGTGGGCCCTCGGAGGAAAGAGTGCACCGTGGCCCTGGCCCCCAACTTCACTGCTAACAACAG GAGCAACAAGGGAGCCATGGGCAACTGCGTCACCACCATGGTGCACAACCGCTACACCCCCTCGGAGAGGGCACCCCCGCTCAAGAGCTCCAACCAGACTGCCCCCTCCCTCAA CAACATCATCAAGGCAGCCACCTGCGAGGGCAACGAGAGCAGTGGCTTTGGGAAGCCACCAAAGAATGTCTCAGGTGCCAGCCACTCAGCCCGGAACAATGCTGGGGGCACCATGGGCCTGCCCAGGCGGAAGGAGGTGacagaggaggaggctgagag GTTTATCCACCAGGTGAACCAGGCCGCTGTCACCATCCAGCGCTGGTACCGTCGCCAGGTGCAGCGGCGCCGAGTGGGAGCTGCCCGCCTGGAGCACCTGCTGCAGGCCAAGCGGGAG CTTCTTTGGCAGGAGCAGCGGCAGCGGCCAGGCGAGGGGACCCTCCTGGACCTGCACCAGCAGAAAGAGGCAGCCAGGAGGAAGGCCCGGGAAGAGAAGGCACGCCAAGCCAGGCGAGCGGCCATTCAG GAGCTGCAACAGAAACGAGCCCTGAGAGCCCAGAAGGCGATCACAGCTGAGCGTGGGCCGCCTGAGAATCCCAGGGAGACCAGAGCGCCAGGGACGCGGCGGCCTGCTCAGGAGCTGTCCCCCACGCCAGGCGACACTGCCCACCAGGCCCTCAAGGCCAACAATGCTG GGGTGCCTCCAGAGTTACTGCCCGCCCCGGGATGCTCTCTGTGGGATGATGCTGTGTTCTGCTGTGCAGGTACCGGCCTCCCTGCTGCAGGCCCTGGAGACTGCTGCCTGCTCACCTCCAGTTCGTCCCCAGAACCACAGCAGCCTCCAGAGGACAGGACGCAGGTCTGG GACGTTCTCGCCCAGGATGCAGCTGGGGACAACCTGGAGACGGTGACCCCGAGCAGGGGCAGCACCAAATCCAGAGGGCCCCTGGAGGAGCTGCTGCACACGCtgcagctgctggagaaggagCCGGAGCCGCTGCCCCACCCCAGGGCCCATCACAGGGGCAGATATGCCTGGGCCAGTGAG GAGGACGATGGCAGCTCTCTGACAGCTGACAACCTGGAGAAATTTGGAAAACTCAGTGCGTTCCCCGAACCCCCTGAGGATGGGACGCTGCTCTCGGAGGCCAAGCTACAAAGCATCATGAGCTTCTTGGACGAGATGGAGAAGTCTGCGCAGGACCAGCCGGACCCCCAGCAG GGGTGGGTGCTGGAGGCGGGGCCCGGGCCCCTGGAGCTGGGGTCCGAGGCGAGCACGTCGGTGATGCGGCTGAAGCTGGAGGTGGAGGAGAAGAAGCAGGCCATGCTGCTGCTGCAGAGAGCGCTG GCGCAGCAGCGAGACCTCACGGTCCGGCGGGTCAAGGAGACAGAGAAGGCATTGAGCCGGCAGCTGCAGCGGCAGAGGGAGCACTACGAGGCCACCATCCAGCGGCACTTGGCCTTCATCGACCAG CTGATCGAAGACAAGAAGGTCCTGAGTGAAAAGTGCGAGGCTGTGGTGGCcgagctgaagcaggaggaccagAGATGCACTGAGCGTGTGGCCCAGGTGCAGGCGCAGCATGAGCTG GAGATTAAAAAACTCAAAGAACTAATGAGTGCCACTGAGAAAGTCCGCCGGGAGAAGTGGATCAGTGAGAAAACCAAGAAGATCAAGGAGGTCACTGTCCGAG GCCTGGAGCCCGAGATCCAGAAGCTGATTGCCAGGCACAAGCAGGAGGTGCGGAGGCTCAAGAGCCTTCATGAGGCGGAGCTGCTGCAGTCGGACGAGCGTGCCTCACAGCGCTGCCTGCGCCAGGCCGAGGAGCTGCGGGAGCAGCTTGAGCGGGAGAAGGAGGCGCTGGGCCAGCAGGAGCGCGAGCGTGCTCGGCAGCG GTTCCAGCAGCACCTGGAGCAGGAGCAGTGGGCGCTGCAGCAGCAACGGCAGCGGCTGTACAGCGAGGTGGCCGAGGAGAGGGAGCGACTGGGCCAGCAGGCAGCCAG GCAGCGGGCGGAGCTGGAGGAGCTGAGGCAGCAGCTGGAGGAGAGCAGCTCTGCGCTGACCCGAGCCCTGAGGGCGGAGTttgagaagggcagggaggagcAGGAGCGCCGGCACCAG atggagctgaaggccCTGAAGCAGCAGCTGGAGCTGGAGAGGCAGGCGTGGGAGGCCAGCTGTGCTAGGAAGGAG GAGGCGTGGCTGCTGAACCGGGAACAGGAGCTGAGGGAAGAAATCCGGAAAGGCCGGGACAAGGAGATCGAGCTGGTTATTCACCGGCTGGAGGCCGATATGGCACTGGCCAAGGAAGAGAGTGAGAAGGCTGCTGAGAGTCG CATCAAGCGCTTACGGGACAAGTACGAGGCAGAGCTCTCCGAGCTGGAGCAGTCGGAGCGGAAGCTTCAGGAGCGGTGCTCCGAGCTGAAGGGCCAGcttggggaggccgagggtgAGAATCTGCGTCTGCAGGGCCTCGTGCGGCAGAAGGAGCGGGCGCTGGAGGACGCGCAGGCC ATGAACGAGCAGCTTTCTAGCGAGCGTAGCAACCTGGCCCAGGTGATCCGCCAGGAGTTCGAGGACCGGCTGGCAGCCTCTGAGGAGGAGACGCGGCAGACCAAGGCCGAGCTGGCCGCGCTGCAGGCCCGCCagcagctggagctggaggaggtGCACCGGAG GGTGAAGACGGCCCTCGTGAGGAAGGAGGAGGCTGTGAGCAGCCTCCGGACACAGCACGAG GCTGCGGTGAAGCGGGCCGACCACCTGGAGGAGCTGCTGGAGCAGCACAGGCGGCCCACACTGAGTACCAAGTGA
- the CEP131 gene encoding centrosomal protein of 131 kDa isoform X2 has protein sequence MKGTRAIGSAPERSPAGVDLSLTGLPPPVSRRPGSAATTKPIVRSVSVVTGSEQKKKALEATGPGGSRAINNLRRSNSTTQVSQPRSGSPRPAEPTDFLTLFEGSPSGKKRPASLSTAPSEKGATWNVLDDQPRSFTLPPNARSSSALDSPVGPRRKECTVALAPNFTANNRSNKGAMGNCVTTMVHNRYTPSERAPPLKSSNQTAPSLNNIIKAATCEGNESSGFGKPPKNVSGASHSARNNAGGTMGLPRRKEVTEEEAERFIHQVNQAAVTIQRWYRRQVQRRRVGAARLEHLLQAKRELLWQEQRQRPGEGTLLDLHQQKEAARRKAREEKARQARRAAIQELQQKRALRAQKAITAERGPPENPRETRAPGTRRPAQELSPTPGDTAHQALKANNAGVPPELLPAPGCSLWDDAVFCCAGTGLPAAGPGDCCLLTSSSSPEPQQPPEDRTQVWDVLAQDAAGDNLETVTPSRGSTKSRGPLEELLHTLQLLEKEPEPLPHPRAHHRGRYAWASEEDDGSSLTADNLEKFGKLSAFPEPPEDGTLLSEAKLQSIMSFLDEMEKSAQDQPDPQQGWVLEAGPGPLELGSEASTSVMRLKLEVEEKKQAMLLLQRALAQQRDLTVRRVKETEKALSRQLQRQREHYEATIQRHLAFIDQLIEDKKVLSEKCEAVVAELKQEDQRCTERVAQVQAQHELEIKKLKELMSATEKVRREKWISEKTKKIKEVTVRGLEPEIQKLIARHKQEVRRLKSLHEAELLQSDERASQRCLRQAEELREQLEREKEALGQQERERARQRFQQHLEQEQWALQQQRQRLYSEVAEERERLGQQAARQRAELEELRQQLEESSSALTRALRAEFEKGREEQERRHQMELKALKQQLELERQAWEASCARKEAWLLNREQELREEIRKGRDKEIELVIHRLEADMALAKEESEKAAESRIKRLRDKYEAELSELEQSERKLQERCSELKGQLGEAEGENLRLQGLVRQKERALEDAQAMNEQLSSERSNLAQVIRQEFEDRLAASEEETRQTKAELAALQARQQLELEEVHRRVKTALVRKEEAVSSLRTQHEAAVKRADHLEELLEQHRRPTLSTK, from the exons ATGAAAGGCACCCGGGCCATCGGCAGCGCCCCGGAGCGCAGCCCGGCAGGTGTGGACCTGAGTCTGACAGGTCTCCCTCCGCCTGTGTCCCGGCGCCCTGGCAGCGCCGCCACCACCAAGCCCATCGTCCGCTCTGTCTCCGTGGTCACAGGCAGCGAGCAGAAGAAGAAGGCGCTG GAGGCCACAGGGCCTGGGGGCTCCCGGGCCATCAACAACCTTAGAAGATCCAACAGCACCACACAGGTCAGCCAGCCTCGGAGCGGCTCCCCCAG GCCAGCGGAGCCCACGGACTTCCTGACGCTCTTCGAGGGCAGTCCCAGTGGGAAAAAGAGGCCGGCCAGCCTGAGTACAGCCCCCAGCGAGAAGGGAGCCACCTGGAACGTCCTG GATGACCAGCCCCGGAGCTTCACCTTGCCACCCAATGCCCGGAGTTCCAGTGCCCTTGACTCACCGGTGGGCCCTCGGAGGAAAGAGTGCACCGTGGCCCTGGCCCCCAACTTCACTGCTAACAACAG GAGCAACAAGGGAGCCATGGGCAACTGCGTCACCACCATGGTGCACAACCGCTACACCCCCTCGGAGAGGGCACCCCCGCTCAAGAGCTCCAACCAGACTGCCCCCTCCCTCAA CAACATCATCAAGGCAGCCACCTGCGAGGGCAACGAGAGCAGTGGCTTTGGGAAGCCACCAAAGAATGTCTCAGGTGCCAGCCACTCAGCCCGGAACAATGCTGGGGGCACCATGGGCCTGCCCAGGCGGAAGGAGGTGacagaggaggaggctgagag GTTTATCCACCAGGTGAACCAGGCCGCTGTCACCATCCAGCGCTGGTACCGTCGCCAGGTGCAGCGGCGCCGAGTGGGAGCTGCCCGCCTGGAGCACCTGCTGCAGGCCAAGCGGGAG CTTCTTTGGCAGGAGCAGCGGCAGCGGCCAGGCGAGGGGACCCTCCTGGACCTGCACCAGCAGAAAGAGGCAGCCAGGAGGAAGGCCCGGGAAGAGAAGGCACGCCAAGCCAGGCGAGCGGCCATTCAG GAGCTGCAACAGAAACGAGCCCTGAGAGCCCAGAAGGCGATCACAGCTGAGCGTGGGCCGCCTGAGAATCCCAGGGAGACCAGAGCGCCAGGGACGCGGCGGCCTGCTCAGGAGCTGTCCCCCACGCCAGGCGACACTGCCCACCAGGCCCTCAAGGCCAACAATGCTG GGGTGCCTCCAGAGTTACTGCCCGCCCCGGGATGCTCTCTGTGGGATGATGCTGTGTTCTGCTGTGCAGGTACCGGCCTCCCTGCTGCAGGCCCTGGAGACTGCTGCCTGCTCACCTCCAGTTCGTCCCCAGAACCACAGCAGCCTCCAGAGGACAGGACGCAGGTCTGG GACGTTCTCGCCCAGGATGCAGCTGGGGACAACCTGGAGACGGTGACCCCGAGCAGGGGCAGCACCAAATCCAGAGGGCCCCTGGAGGAGCTGCTGCACACGCtgcagctgctggagaaggagCCGGAGCCGCTGCCCCACCCCAGGGCCCATCACAGGGGCAGATATGCCTGGGCCAGTGAG GAGGACGATGGCAGCTCTCTGACAGCTGACAACCTGGAGAAATTTGGAAAACTCAGTGCGTTCCCCGAACCCCCTGAGGATGGGACGCTGCTCTCGGAGGCCAAGCTACAAAGCATCATGAGCTTCTTGGACGAGATGGAGAAGTCTGCGCAGGACCAGCCGGACCCCCAGCAG GGGTGGGTGCTGGAGGCGGGGCCCGGGCCCCTGGAGCTGGGGTCCGAGGCGAGCACGTCGGTGATGCGGCTGAAGCTGGAGGTGGAGGAGAAGAAGCAGGCCATGCTGCTGCTGCAGAGAGCGCTG GCGCAGCAGCGAGACCTCACGGTCCGGCGGGTCAAGGAGACAGAGAAGGCATTGAGCCGGCAGCTGCAGCGGCAGAGGGAGCACTACGAGGCCACCATCCAGCGGCACTTGGCCTTCATCGACCAG CTGATCGAAGACAAGAAGGTCCTGAGTGAAAAGTGCGAGGCTGTGGTGGCcgagctgaagcaggaggaccagAGATGCACTGAGCGTGTGGCCCAGGTGCAGGCGCAGCATGAGCTG GAGATTAAAAAACTCAAAGAACTAATGAGTGCCACTGAGAAAGTCCGCCGGGAGAAGTGGATCAGTGAGAAAACCAAGAAGATCAAGGAGGTCACTGTCCGAG GCCTGGAGCCCGAGATCCAGAAGCTGATTGCCAGGCACAAGCAGGAGGTGCGGAGGCTCAAGAGCCTTCATGAGGCGGAGCTGCTGCAGTCGGACGAGCGTGCCTCACAGCGCTGCCTGCGCCAGGCCGAGGAGCTGCGGGAGCAGCTTGAGCGGGAGAAGGAGGCGCTGGGCCAGCAGGAGCGCGAGCGTGCTCGGCAGCG GTTCCAGCAGCACCTGGAGCAGGAGCAGTGGGCGCTGCAGCAGCAACGGCAGCGGCTGTACAGCGAGGTGGCCGAGGAGAGGGAGCGACTGGGCCAGCAGGCAGCCAG GCAGCGGGCGGAGCTGGAGGAGCTGAGGCAGCAGCTGGAGGAGAGCAGCTCTGCGCTGACCCGAGCCCTGAGGGCGGAGTttgagaagggcagggaggagcAGGAGCGCCGGCACCAG atggagctgaaggccCTGAAGCAGCAGCTGGAGCTGGAGAGGCAGGCGTGGGAGGCCAGCTGTGCTAGGAAGGAG GCGTGGCTGCTGAACCGGGAACAGGAGCTGAGGGAAGAAATCCGGAAAGGCCGGGACAAGGAGATCGAGCTGGTTATTCACCGGCTGGAGGCCGATATGGCACTGGCCAAGGAAGAGAGTGAGAAGGCTGCTGAGAGTCG CATCAAGCGCTTACGGGACAAGTACGAGGCAGAGCTCTCCGAGCTGGAGCAGTCGGAGCGGAAGCTTCAGGAGCGGTGCTCCGAGCTGAAGGGCCAGcttggggaggccgagggtgAGAATCTGCGTCTGCAGGGCCTCGTGCGGCAGAAGGAGCGGGCGCTGGAGGACGCGCAGGCC ATGAACGAGCAGCTTTCTAGCGAGCGTAGCAACCTGGCCCAGGTGATCCGCCAGGAGTTCGAGGACCGGCTGGCAGCCTCTGAGGAGGAGACGCGGCAGACCAAGGCCGAGCTGGCCGCGCTGCAGGCCCGCCagcagctggagctggaggaggtGCACCGGAG GGTGAAGACGGCCCTCGTGAGGAAGGAGGAGGCTGTGAGCAGCCTCCGGACACAGCACGAG GCTGCGGTGAAGCGGGCCGACCACCTGGAGGAGCTGCTGGAGCAGCACAGGCGGCCCACACTGAGTACCAAGTGA